AGGCGAGGCGTCGGCCATCCGCATGGCGCAACGCGAGACTGACGACCGGGTCCATGCCTTCGCCAGCTTCTTGCGTGGACGTTTCCTCCACCACGCTTTCGCCGACAGCCAACGACGTCGCCGCGTCCGCTGAGACAAGTGTCCGGCTGGTCACTGGCGCGGACGGCGCAACGCACGCGCTCAGCGCTAGCGCCGCGCCGGCCGCAAGATGGATGAACCGCATATCGTGCTCCCTTAGTGCGCCGCGGGTGGCGCGCCTTGCGCCGCCTTCTTCTTCTGCGCGTTGCGCGAGAGCATGTTGAGGCCCTCGACCATCGCGGAGAACGCCATCGCTGCGTAGATGTAGCCCTTCGGCACGTGCACGCCGAAGCCTTCGGCGATCAGCACCATACCGATCATCAGCAGGAAGCCGAGCGCGAGCATCACGACGGTTGGGTTGGCGTGAATGAAGTTCGCGACCGGGTCGGCGGCGAGCATCATTACGGTCACGGCGACGACAACGGCGACGACCATGATCGGCACGTGATCGGTCATGCCGACGGCGGTGAGGATCGAGTCGATCGAGAAGACGAGGTCGAGCAAAATGATCTGGAAGATCGCCGAACCGAAATTCATTGCGATCGGCGCCTTCTTATCCAGCACATCGCCGGTCGGCGTCGGGTCCACCGTGTGGTGGATTTCCTTCGTCGCCTTCCAGACGAGGAACAGGCCGCCCGCGATCAGGATGAGGTCGCGCCAGGAGAACGCGGTCTCGAAGCTTGGATTGCCGTGGTCGTCGAGCGAACCGACGAGGCCAAGGTCAAACAACGGCGCCGTAAGACCGACGATGAACGCGATGGTCGACAGCAGCACCAGACGCATGCCGAGCGCCAAGCCGATACCGATGCGGCGGGCGCGTTGGCGCTGATGCTCAGGTAGCTTGTTGGTCAGGATGGAAATGAAGATCAGGTTGTCGATGCCGAGCACGACCTCCATCACGATCAATGTGATGAGCGCCGCCCAAGCGGCCGGGTCCGACAAAAGCGGGGCGATATTCCAATCCATGCAGTGAATCCCTCTCCGGCGCATTGATGTAGGGGATTGCCTGTGCGGCGGGAAGGGCGTTTGAAGAGCGCGGGAGGACTGCTCATGCAAGCTGACGTTTCCGCAATCGGCATTGTCCGTTCGCCCCGCAAAGACCTGTCTGATGATTTTTGGGGCGCCGTCGAAGCCGAGATCGTTTTGGATGAAGCCTTTGGACCAGAGGCGCTTTTTGGGCTCGGCGATTTCAGCCACGTGGAGATTTTGTTCCTTATGCATCGCGTGGACGCCGCCAAGGTCGAGACCGGCGCGCGGCATCCGCGTGAGCGTGCCGATTGGCCTTTGGTGGGCATCTTCGGCCAGCGTGGTAAGGCGCGGCCCAACCGAATTGGGCTGACGCGCGCAATGATCGTCGCGGTTGAGGGCCGCGTGCTGCGTGTCCGCGGTCTCGATGCGATCGACGGTACGCCGGTGCTCGACATCAAACCCTGGATGGATGAGTTCGCGCCGATCGGCGCAACGCGGCAACCCGCCTGGGCGAGCGAATTGATGCGCGACTATTTCAAGGACTAGCGCTTAGCGCGGCGGCTCGCGGCCAATCGAGAGCAGGGCGTCCCACATTTCATCGGCAAAGCGGATGATAGCAACGCCGGCTTTCGCTTGCGTCTTCGCTTCGGTCATCTCGACCAGAGCTTCGCCCATAGCGACATCATCAGCGCCAGTGGCCGCTTCGACCGCGCGGGAAGCAGCGGCATCGAAGCGACCAAGGGCGCTGGTGAGGGCCACGGCGGCGTGGGGGATCGCCGTCATGTAGGGAAGCCTACACGAGCAGGTTTAAGCTTCTGTTCAGAAGTCTGGTGAATGCGTGAAAACCATGCAGCGCGCGCATTTACGCATGGATGTCGCGATCCTTCGTCTCTGGCCAGAAGAAGAATGTCACCAGCGCCGCAATCGCCGTGGCGATGGCTGGAAACCATAAGCCCGAATAGATCGAGCCTGTCGCCGTGTTGATCGCGAACACGATCGCCGGCAGCAAGCCGCCGAACCAGCCCGTGCCCACGTGATAGGGGAAACTCATCGCCGTGTAGCGAATGCGGGTGGGGAAGAGTTCGACGAGCGCTGCTGCTTGCGGGCCGTAAAGCGCGGTTGCGGCGACGATGAAGAGGATCATCACGGCGATGACACCCCATTTCTCGGTGAACACGCGGACAATCTCGGCCACGCTCCAATTCTGCATCGGGCCGGCGGCGGCTGCTGGATAACCGGCTTCGCTCAGCACGCCGCGCAATTGCTCACTGAAGGCCGTGCGCGTGGCGCGGATTTCCGACAAGGATTGGCCCGCCGCACTTACGCTCTCTACTTCGATCGCATCGCCGATGCGGATGCGCGCGAGCTCCCC
This is a stretch of genomic DNA from Vitreimonas flagellata. It encodes these proteins:
- a CDS encoding SAM-dependent methyltransferase, yielding MQADVSAIGIVRSPRKDLSDDFWGAVEAEIVLDEAFGPEALFGLGDFSHVEILFLMHRVDAAKVETGARHPRERADWPLVGIFGQRGKARPNRIGLTRAMIVAVEGRVLRVRGLDAIDGTPVLDIKPWMDEFAPIGATRQPAWASELMRDYFKD
- a CDS encoding TerC family protein, producing the protein MDWNIAPLLSDPAAWAALITLIVMEVVLGIDNLIFISILTNKLPEHQRQRARRIGIGLALGMRLVLLSTIAFIVGLTAPLFDLGLVGSLDDHGNPSFETAFSWRDLILIAGGLFLVWKATKEIHHTVDPTPTGDVLDKKAPIAMNFGSAIFQIILLDLVFSIDSILTAVGMTDHVPIMVVAVVVAVTVMMLAADPVANFIHANPTVVMLALGFLLMIGMVLIAEGFGVHVPKGYIYAAMAFSAMVEGLNMLSRNAQKKKAAQGAPPAAH